The DNA sequence gTGAAAGAGTATCAGTGGGGGTATTTTGGGTATTTGGATTAAGGTTTAGTTATAcacactttattttatttaaattgctGGTACAGGTTAAGCTAAAACAACAAGAACGTACAAATTACCGACGTTCATCGAATACATAAACCCTAGAGAGCAGCAACAATGGcgtctctaaaaccctagcacACAAATTCGCTCCCTTGAATCCTTGAATCGAGATGGTATTTGGAAATCCTCTTCTCTTGAATTTCATCTCTATATTCACTTTTATCTTGTGATTGATCTTTGTTTTGGTTCTGATGCAGAGTTCCGAGATTGTGAATCCAAAGGCGTACCCTTTGGCTGATGCTCACCTGACGAACACGATCATGGATCTCGTCCAGCAGGCAGCAAACTATAAGCAGCTCAAGAAGGGTGCTAATGAAGGTTTGATCCGAATCTCCATccaaatttctcttttttctgtttttttgtatgatttttggttgattttggttttgttcagCAACGAAGACGCTCAACAGAGGCATCTCTGAGTTTGTAGTGATGGCTGCTGATACTGAGCCACTTGAGATCCTCCTCCATCTTCCCTTGCTTGCAGAGGACAAGGTatgcaatcttttttttttttggttaaaaatctcatctttttttttttgtggtgaattttatgataatttatgCTATTGATCTCTTGTTTGTTGAtcactaaatttaatttttaagcaATGACAAatcttgttttattaatttaaatcaaagTCTTGTGGATGATTGTTTGGTTGGTTTATCATTTATAGTGAATTAGGTTAAACCCTAGTGTTGTTTTTTCTAAGTATTGATGCTCAATTGAAACCTTATTTTCAGATATTCTATGAATCCCTTTGCTATGAAAAGATGAGCAGGGAATGCTTGTTTGGTTGGTTTTCTTTTGATGTGTTTTGAGGTCTTATTCTCTTGTTCTGATATTTCAGTTCATTTGATGGTTCTCTTTGGTACTTATGGTTTTCAGTGATCGAACAAACCTAAAAGATTTCATTAATCTCACCAAACAACCCTTTTTAAGTGAAAGTGATCCAAAGAGCTTGGTTTAATTAGTGACGGTACATGTCGTTACGCCGGTGCTCTTTATTTGACACTTGCAAAATGTTATGAAATCATCTTCAATTGAacagttttatattaaacttAGTCTTATTCTGTTTTTGAGTATATGTTTCTAAATTTGAGCTTTCTGatgtattttttctttcatggtTCAAAGAAATACTATCAAACTTGTTTTACAAAAAACATGGTTTCATGTGACTCAAACATTAGGTTGATACTTATGCTCTGCCATGACAGAATGTGCCATATGTCTTTGTTCCTTCAAAACAAGCTCTTGGCCGAGCTTGTGGAGTTACAAGGCCGGTGATCGCTTGTTCGGTCACTAGCAACGAAGGAAGTCAATTGAAAAGCCAGATACAACAACTCAAAGTAATCTTCCTGacctttttctttctcatcatcAGTTTCTCTTACGATATGTAATTTCGTCATTCTAATTGCTATTGATCCTGGATTTGCAGGATGCTATTGAGAAACTCTTGATCTAAAAACTCCGTCGGTTCAGCATGAAAGCCCTTGaaactaaatacgaaaaattttGGAGGCTCGGCTTGATACTGGTGTGTTGTTTCTTATGTGGATGTGAGATTTAGGTAACATTTGTAATTGAGAGTTTGATGACCTTAGTTTGGTTGTAGCTTTCAGTAGTTGTTATTTGTATTACTGGATGAAATTGCAAGTCATTCTGGAGTATGAAAAATGAACCATTATTGGCAATTTTATTTATGGTATCATCAGTGTTCTATATTTCTATGTTGCAaccaactttttctttttctaggaACATTGGCCATCTTCGTTATTAAGTATTTAGgctttgtttggattggcttgttaaaaaaaatgtttttttcaatttaatgtAAGTACTTTTAGAAAAAAGTACTTTCCCAGAAtaagttaagcatttttttttgtattttgtgtttggattagtttttctttaaaagcagaagctgttaaattaagttaaaaaaacagttttttGAGAAGCTGATCATAActagtttatgaaaaaaaaactatttttcagCTTCTTTTATAACTTctgtttttgcaaaaaaatcaatacaacaatttttttttaacccagaagtgcttaatttataaaaaaatatttctgggtttttcaaaaactaatccaaacaagTCCTTAATGAGattttcattttattgcatCAGTCAGGAAGTAACTGCATTCATTTTGTAATGTGATATAAATGTCTCATTTTAGAGGTATTTTAATGTAATATAATTGAAAGGTCTCTGTCACACCGAACTAATTTTGCATACATGAGACATACATAAGTTTGATTTCTATatagtttattatataaaagatgCCATATTAATAAAGTGGGGGGTCAAAAGTCATTTCACCTTCAATCCTGTGACATTTTTGCCCAAAGACAcccaatatttataaaatacataccGGTCCACATAAAGTTGTTTTCACATGTTACTTTTTCTGTTCTTTCTTATCTGtcacaaattctttttttttaatgtcattttttaacatcaaaaagcatttattatatttttttttccaaaatcacccttaacactttattcaactttcttgttggaattaaatataagagaaaaatgtgaagatataaattatgagtaatttatgaaaattaactaattttttataaaattttgtgaaataactaagtttctTGGTGCGTGAGATTCAGTTaaccacgacagataaaaaagaacggagggagtactGTGTTAAAGCAATTGACTTTTATGTTGAAGATTACGTTGCTGTGTCACCGTCATAATAATGATCAAGTTGGTAAAACATTtaatgtttatgtaaaaaattgaGGGTTCGACTTTTTCCTAATGCTTTAATGTCTACGTAAAAAATTGAGGGTTTGACTCTTTCCTAATGCACGATTAAGAGTGTGCATAGTAATAAGACAGAAAGAAGACAACAACAATTACAGGTTAATAAGTCTCTGTAACTTTGTGCATTGGATTCCAGACAATCTAGTTTGTGACTGATTTCTATTTACATTAACAAGGCATCTAGTTTGATTGGGATGAAGGGAAAGGAGTGGAAGCTTTACCTCCTCACTCTTTTGGTATTTGATTTTGAGGCTGTGAAAAAAATTGCTGAGCATTGCGAGCTACCTCTGCCTCCAGTATTGCTTCCAGCACTACATCCGAACCTTTTGCTTCATCTGAAAATacaccagaaaaaaaaaatagagatgattTTTTCCAAATATACATGCAGCCCTAAGAAATTCGAGTAGACGAGGCAAAGGCTTGAATGTAAGTTTTGCATCAGATAGATACGTTGTCCTCTATTGTATACCGAATCCAAGTTTGAGAAAAGGTACAAAATTTTGCTCAAAAAAATTCCTTGAATACTACAAAATCTTCTATGGAGGATGTCTTGCACTATCAAGAATGCACCTCATCATCTCATCATGAATGACTATAGTTTCAGCTATTTAGTTTCATTTACTGTTCTGTGTTCTCTATTGCAATCAGAATCTAAGTTTGAAAAAAGATGCAAAATCCTGTCAGTGAGGTCCCTAAAGACAAATGATATTTACAGCCATGATCTTCTGGGAAGGATGTATTGTGCCATCAATATCATACGATACGAATAACTAAAGTTCCTACTAGTTAGTTTCATCGGTTGCTTGCCATTTTCTTCTCTTGTCCTACTTTTTAGAACAGTATTGAATCTGGCTGATCAATCATTGGCCAGTTCTTTTACCATGATAGATAAGTAAGTAAGTACCTTGACTTCAAGATCATTGTTGATTAATTAACGTAGATATAACATCATTGAGCATCTAAAAATACTTACCATTGCGCTTTGGAAGAAGGCCAGCAGTTTCAGCAGACACAGGCAGAATGGCCAAAAGACCATCTCCACCTTTAAGTTTCTCCACATCCCCCACATCTTCTAACACTCCTGATTTGACTGTTGGAGACTCAGCTAATTTAGCATATGATATTGCCTGGCTATGGAGATTTGAAGAAATGGAACTCCTCGAAATGAACTCCTGGAGAGGAAGTGTCAATTAATAACACATGAAAATTCATGCAAAGTTCATCATGCTATTACTAATGATAATAAGATGATGGTACACACCTTGGGGATCTTAGTTGCTGCCGAATTTTCTCCATCAGTTGCCTTAGCTACTCCACTACCTGATAGTCTCTTAGAAAAGGCCTTGCAGTACTCTATTCGACTTGAAGGGCACGACAGGTAAAGAGATGCAATTCGGGCCACCACTTATGCCCATCATTTGGTTTAGGCTCCATGTCAGTCAGACTCTGCGCCAGGAATGGGCCATAGGGTTCATGCGACTCCTGCTATAAGCCTGGGACATGCAGTATGACCCTAGCGCAGCAATCGCATCTTGAAGTTTCTCAGCTACCCGATACGTCGGAGATTAAAAGGCTGTGCATTGCTCAAAAGTTTACACCTTTAAGATCAATTGAGAAAGTTTCTACTATCGGAGGCATTGTTGCGCTATACATGACAATGGGTGAATCAACAATGGTGATAGCAGTGAATAGAACCATTCGAAATGCAGAAAACATGCTTTGCTTTTCCAACAATCCTTTGTTTCTGTATTTTCTGCGAGAATCACGCATCACGAGCAACACAATCCTCTGTTTGGATGTtcttaaaaattcaaacaattgaAATTCAATGAACACTCTTATCTGAACTCCGAAACAGGAAGGTTGAACATCTAGCGAAGCTAGTCAAGGTGGCactgaattaaaagaaaaacatctcCCAGatcaattgaagaagaagaagagaagatggGCGATTCAAGCTAGCCTAGACAGCCGCACTATAGCTCTCAGACTGCCCGCACAGCCATCTGAACATACCCAATCGCTCTTCCGGCGAGCCTCCCCGCCGTTCTCGCAATCCTAGCCGCGGTCCTTCGGACCTTCAACAAACGAAGTCACCAACATAAGAAAACAGAGATTGAGGCGGAAAACATCAAGTCGATCGAGACAAGGCAGAGTGAATGATACTACAAGTGAGAGCGCCGTGGCTCCTGACAGGATCAAAAAGAGCTCGCCATAAGAGATCCCCAGCATACCTGAGGCTCCGGGCTCGGCGATGGTTGGCAGTATGGAGTGGGGACAGAAGGCCGAGAGATCAGCGCCGAGCTCGGGAtcttttctatcttttgtgtCGCGTGGAGAAGTCCCTGAAACATTGCCAGCTTCTCTACAAGTCCATCTGTGCATTTGTTataagaatttaagaaaatacatatacataaaattaaataataatatgtaaaaaggattaaaaaaatataaagaagaaggatgaagaGTTCGGTTCAAGCATTGgtctatttttaaaagtaaatattgaGAATAGGAGCAAAAGCATCACTTAATTTTGGTAGAACTCCTCTAAATGTACCTGATCTATATTTCTATCGAGCACTGTTACTCAGACATatacataaattataattaaaaaaataaaatggagtTGAAATATAACATGTAAAAAGAATCTTTTAACCACATGGGATTACTCTTCACTCCAAATGTGGAGCTGCAGCTTCACATAGTGTGCGATATATAGTATACATTTTATACGCCAGGTGATGGCGATCATTCGTATGTCGATATGCTCTAAATGTAATAGGCTGCTAATAATGAGCTTACAACACTCTAATAGTCGTTCACAGTAGAAACATTCGTACGATGATTACCATTAGCACTATGGCAGGTCACAGAGATTTAGGACCAAAGAATTATTAAATGATCGTACTCTCTGATAAAGCCATGGCCACAGAAAACAAAAGCTGCTACCATTCCGTGGATTCGGAGTCTCGACATATTTTATAGATTTAGCCATCTCACATGATTCTCAGAACATACTACAGTGCTGCGACGTCGCTCATGCATATTATAGCAACATATAAtatgatttcattttttattttattaataattatttataaatccatataaaaatatattttatttagttgcCTAACATTTTTATcgaaacaaatataaattataattttaataaatcgaAAGTAGCTTGACAAGACTCAAGTAGCCATTTTTCCACCAGATCTGCCTCGAGATTATAACCAGTTATGATCACGAGGcaatctttttattcttgttttgaaGGGAAGTGGGGAGAGCTCGTGCTTTGGGACCCTATTCATGGAGAGGAGCAAAGGGGTTTTCAAGCGATCTCAGGGTTCCAaatcatttattaaaatttcgCTGATTTCAAGATTGGACGCCTCAATCTCAACGCTGTTGCGCAGGTATCTCCTTCCCTGCTTTGTTCTTTCATaggttttttggttttaattcgCTTTTTTGTCGAGAAATCAGCCAGATGATTGCTAATGTTGACTTATTTTTTGAAATGCGGATTGATCTTTTGTAGATGTTAAATGATATCAGTCAGGATGCTTTTGGTTTTAGATACATTCACCGCAAAAGGACCCCAGCTTGAATTCCGGCGGTGGGTCAGTTTGTGCTCTTCGCCGAGTGTGAAAATGTTATATGTGATTAGGAAATGCGGAAAATGCTGTGGCATGTTCAGCTTCTATTCGATCGATATTTGGCACTTTTTTGGAATTTAGTGGTTTCAGCATCTTTTTATTGTCACCGTCAAGTATTTCTGGGTTGGGACCATACTGAAGGACTAAAGAATTTAGTTTGTTGTTGTCAGGCTGATTTCAAAGAACTGATTTTGCCTCGAGTTTGATAtcatcctttaatttttttagatttgtaAAAACACATAACTTTGAGGGCTAAGTTCTCAGTGATATCAAAGAAGGACTTTTTACATTCATTTCATAAGTTGCAGCTTCAGAAATCAGCTCAATGTTTTTGGTTTCATGTAAACCCAATGATCTTGAGTTAGGAAACTTTCAGGGGCCAGGGTTTTAGTTTCAAAATGAAGATCCTAATCCCAGCCGAGGACAGGTAACTTTGCCcagattaatttgtttattattagcCACCTGCCCAACAACTTTATGACGTCAGTCTCATTTCAAATCAAAAAACATATTCATAGCTCAACTGCCGGGCAACGATGTCACTTAAGTTAGCATTAGTAAATTGGTTATATTGGTATAAGCCGTATGCAGACATGCTTGATTCTTGTCTGATTGGGACTTTTATTTCCATTGATAATCTACTATCGATAAAATGAATCTGAACAGATAAGTAACGTAAGTGCTTACAAAAGAGGCTTTATAGTTCAACAATTGTTTTATGATGATTAATGGGTAATTGATTTGCCGTGAGTTATGACTCCAAATGTACTTCTATCAAGTATATAATAGCTACTAGGAGCCTGAAAGTGCTGAAAGCTGAGTTTCAAGTGATTCTTATGGTATTATATAGTGCATGTGTATCTTTGTATGCTGATTGTTGGTATAATATGCAACTACATTTACATTATAATGCAGTAAGAAATTTACACAATAATGTACTAATTTAAATTGgtgaaaattgagaaaaatggAATAAAACTGAATAGTATGAAACATTTGTTGAAAGCTTATAATATTGCCTCATGGCCTTGAATACCAGCGTTAATCTTCAATGAAACTGCACAAACTTTCcagttaattataaaaaaaatatgcttATTATATGTGCCAACCACATCAATTTATCTTACTAAAGGATTTCTATcttctctccttttcttttttcttgttttgtttatcATCTAACATAAAATGTCTGTCTACTCTCTATTTTATGTGCACTTGCAAACTCTCATTCCTGTGAGTAAGTAATGCATGTCTTCAGTGTTGTCCATAATTATGAATTCCtgaaagaagaaagaataaCTTTCATTTACTACAATATTGTGCTTATCAAAGAATGGTTTTGCCTACAGCTATGTTGAACGCTTTCTTGATCGTATAAGCAATGGTGTACGGGCAGAGGATAGGCGTGCTGCGATGGCAGAACTTCAGTCTGTTGTTGCTGAAAGTCGTTCAGCTCAACTAGCATTTGGGGCAATGGGTGGGTGCTTCATTCTATTGTCAATACATTCACATTAGCTTTTCATATTCTCAAGAGGCATATCCCATTCCTTTCCTTATACAGGATTCCCTGTGCTCTTAAGTGTCCTAAAGGAAGAGCGTGATGATGTTGAAATGATCCGTGGTGCTCTTGAAACTCTTGTTAGTGCATTGACTCCCATTGACACTGCTCATGGAGCTAAAAATGATGTTCAGCCTGCATCAATGAATTCTGACCTTCTGTCTCGAGAGTCTGAAAACATTGCCCTTCTTCTTAGTTTGTTGGTTAGTTTtaacttgtaattttttaaGTCCAGTGATACTGGTGAGCTGAATGGTGATATTTATGCTCGCATTTCATAATTGTTTGTCTTTGTATGGCAGTCTGAAGATGATTTCTATGTCAGATACTACACGCTTCAGCTTCTTACTGCACTTCTTACACATTCCCCTAATAGGTGCCAACTGCAAtagatatctatatataacTCACGCTTGctgcttttttttattctctcccTTCTCACTTTGGtttgattattgtttataaacTTTTTGGTTATGGTTTCTTCCTCACCCTTTCAGATTACAAGAAGCAATCCTTTCAATCCCTCGTGGCATAACTAGACTTATGGATATGCTCATGGATCGTGAGGTCAGATATCTTTCAATTTCTTATGTCCAATGAGACTCGGGCGCCAGCCGACTATCTTTCCCGCCTGTAATGAGTCATTTGCCTTTTGAAGGACTATTTGCggcaatataataaatatgaatttccAGTATGCTCATGTAAATCGGCTGCCAGATTTGAGAGACTTAAGGGGAAGGAAACCCTCTTGTTCCTGCAGAAGTTTCTTCTTGATACATAGTTTAAATATGACCTTTTGAAGTGGCAATCTATATGTTTTTTTGGTTGAAGAATCAATGCTTctaaacttttattttcttgctgATAGCTTCCTGTGCATGACAGGTTATAAGAAATGAAGCCCTGCTCCTCCTCACATATCTAACCCGTGAAGCTGAGGTGTGATAATAGTTTGAAAACTGGTTTAGACATTACTAGACTGCTCATAACTCTGTTTCTTGTAACACGATTGGTCACCTTGGCAGGAAATTCAAAAGATCGTGGTTTTTGAAGGCGCGTTTGAGAAGATTTTCAGCATTATTCAAGAGGAGGGGGGTTCTGACGGTGGTGTTGTTGTGCAGGTGATTGCTTGGAACTCTTTGTGCACATAGGTTAGcctttatttatctatttatttattattctttttttttattggccaGTAAGTTTTTAATCATTTTCTTATAAGTATGGGTATATGCGGACAGGGGTGTTAGTCTTGatcttggtttctttctttgtaGCATAAAGTTGCACATTTTCAAGTCTCCTAGACTGACCTTTATTTTCGACATTCCAATTTTCCTTTGCATCCCTTGCCTCAGGTGATTTTCCTACCTGAAGCCATCTGCGATAAGGATGTCTCATTTGCGAGCATTGCCTTTTGAATTACTTATAGCTGGTTGATGTTATGTGTGCACGTGTTTAACTGGTATGAGAACCTTCCCACCTGATCTTTTGAGAATCTGGAGATTCCCTGAAGAGTG is a window from the Dioscorea cayenensis subsp. rotundata cultivar TDr96_F1 chromosome 2, TDr96_F1_v2_PseudoChromosome.rev07_lg8_w22 25.fasta, whole genome shotgun sequence genome containing:
- the LOC120276079 gene encoding NHP2-like protein 1 isoform X2, whose protein sequence is MSSEIVNPKAYPLADAHLTNTIMDLVQQAANYKQLKKGANEATKTLNRGISEFVVMAADTEPLEILLHLPLLAEDKNVPYVFVPSKQALGRACGVTRPVIACSVTSNEGSQLKSQIQQLKDAIEKLLI
- the LOC120276079 gene encoding NHP2-like protein 1 isoform X1, with the translated sequence MQSSEIVNPKAYPLADAHLTNTIMDLVQQAANYKQLKKGANEATKTLNRGISEFVVMAADTEPLEILLHLPLLAEDKNVPYVFVPSKQALGRACGVTRPVIACSVTSNEGSQLKSQIQQLKDAIEKLLI
- the LOC120278200 gene encoding uncharacterized protein LOC120278200; its protein translation is MEPKPNDGSGVAKATDGENSAATKIPKEFISRSSISSNLHSQAISYAKLAESPTVKSGVLEDVGDVEKLKGGDGLLAILPVSAETAGLLPKRNDEAKGSDVVLEAILEAEVARNAQQFFSQPQNQIPKE